A region of Saccharomyces kudriavzevii IFO 1802 strain IFO1802 genome assembly, chromosome: 14 DNA encodes the following proteins:
- the LEM3 gene encoding Lem3p (similar to Saccharomyces cerevisiae LEM3 (YNL323W); ancestral locus Anc_3.16) has translation MVNFDLGQVGEVFRRKDKGAVVSGDNPEEEEDVDASEFEEDEVKPVHTKSRRPKEDAFTQQRLAAINPVLTPRTVLPLYLLIAVVFVIAGGCILAQNSKIDEVTIYYQDCMKNATSSWSDMSSEYWQLAFHKNKTYNVAPQWRFVDDELDDFTEQRGTCQIRFNTPTDMKKNVYLNYVLENFAANHRRYVLSFSEDQVRGEDASYETVHDATGINCKPLSKSPDGKIYYPCGLIANSMFNDTFPSQLVNVADTSKNYSLTNKGINWESDKKRFKKTKYNYTEIAPPPYWERMYPDGYNETNVPDIQDWEEFQNWMRPGAFDRITKLIRINKDENLPAGQYQLDIGLHWPVLEFNGKKGIYLTHASHLGGKNPFLGIVYLIGGCICAAMALILLAFWLFGGRRIADASSLSWNLK, from the coding sequence ATGGTGAATTTCGATTTAGGTCAGGTTGGAGAAGTATTCCGCAGGAAGGACAAAGGAGCCGTGGTTTCCGGCGACAAcccagaagaagaagaagatgtcGACGCTTCCGAATTTGAAGAGGATGAAGTAAAGCCTGTGCATACAAAGAGCAGAAGGCCTAAAGAGGATGCATTTACACAACAGAGGTTGGCGGCTATTAACCCGGTGTTAACGCCGAGAACGGTCTTGCCTCTTTATCTGTTGATTGCTGTTGTGTTTGTTATTGCCGGAGGGTGCATATTAGCacaaaattccaaaatagACGAGGTAACCATATATTACCAGGACTGTATGAAGAACGCGACCTCATCATGGAGTGATATGTCATCTGAATACTGGCAATTGGCCTTCCACAAAAATAAGACGTATAACGTTGCACCACAATGGAGATTTGTGGATGATGAATTGGATGACTTCACAGAGCAAAGAGGAACGTGCCAGATCAGGTTCAATACGCCAACTGacatgaagaaaaatgtataCCTGAATTATGTGCTGGAAAATTTCGCTGCTAATCACAGAAGATATGTGCTGTCCTTTAGTGAAGATCAGGTACGTGGGGAAGACGCTTCTTATGAGACGGTGCATGATGCAACCGGTATAAACTGTAAGCCATTATCCAAGAGCCCTGACGGTAAGATATATTATCCATGTGGGCTAATCGCGAACTCGATGTTCAACGACACGTTTCCTTCACAACTAGTCAATGTGGCAGATACTTCTAAGAACTATTCGTTGACAAATAAGGGAATTAATTGGGAGtctgataaaaaaaggtttaAGAAAACCAAGTACAATTACACAGAAATCGCGCCACCACCATACTGGGAAAGGATGTACCCTGACGGATACAACGAGACGAACGTTCCCGACATCCAGGACTGGGAAGAGTTTCAAAACTGGATGAGGCCAGGCGCGTTTGATAGGATTACCAAACTGATCAGAATCAATAAGGACGAGAATTTGCCGGCAGGCCAGTACCAGCTGGATATTGGTCTGCATTGGCCAGTACTGGAATTCAATGGTAAGAAGGGTATCTATTTGACCCACGCCTCCCACCTTGGCGGCAAGAATCCATTTTTGGGTATAGTTTATCTGATTGGTGGCTGCATTTGTGCTGCCATGGCATTGATATTACTAGCATTTTGGTTATTTGGTGGCAGAAGGATTGCTGATGCGTCGAGTTTATCATGGAACttgaaataa
- the SKDI14G0150 gene encoding uncharacterized protein (similar to Saccharomyces cerevisiae YNL320W; ancestral locus Anc_3.21) codes for MLWKVSRMFFGGLAALTTISVATLYHYQNRLVYPSWAQGARNHVDTPGSRGIPYEGLTLITQDHIKLEAWDIKNENSTSTVLILCPNAGNIGYFIPIIDIFYRQFGMSVFIYSYRGYGNSEGSPNEQGLKLDADCVISHLSTDPFHAKKKLVLYGRSLGGANALYIASKFRDLCDGVILENTFLSIRKVIPYIFPFFKRFTLLCHEIWNSEGLMGSCSSETPFLFLSGLKDEIVPPFHMRKLYETCPSVNKKIFEFPLGSHNDTIIQDGYWDIIRDFLMERGFI; via the coding sequence ATGTTGTGGAAAGTCTCCAGGATGTTTTTTGGTGGCTTAGCGGCACTAACAACAATATCGGTTGCGACCCTTTATCACTACCAAAACCGCTTAGTCTACCCATCATGGGCCCAAGGCGCCAGGAATCATGTTGATACTCCTGGTTCTCGTGGGATACCGTACGAAGGGCTTACTTTAATTACCCAAGACCACATCAAGCTCGAAGCGTGGgatattaaaaatgaaaactcaACAAGTACCGTGTTGATCCTATGTCCTAATGCTGGTAATATAGGATATTTTATACCAATAATCGATATTTTTTACCGCCAATTTGGAATGAGTGTCTTTATTTATTCGTACCGAGGCTATGGTAACTCGGAAGGTTCACCCAATGAACAAGGTTTGAAATTAGACGCCGATTGTGTCATATCGCACCTATCAACTGACCCATTTCATgccaagaagaaactgGTGCTGTATGGCAGATCGCTAGGTGGCGCTAATGCCCTTTACATTGCTTCGAAATTCCGTGATTTGTGCGATGGCGTTATACTGGAGAATACATTTTTAAGCATTCGAAAGGTTATTCCGTAcatttttccctttttcaaaaggtttACACTTTTATGTCATGAAATCTGGAATTCGGAAGGTCTTATGGGAAGCTGTAGTTCAGAAACGCCATTCTTGTTTCTAAGCGGGTTAAAGGATGAAATTGTGCCACCCTTCCACATGAGGAAATTATACGAGACATGTCCTAGCGTaaacaagaagattttCGAATTTCCACTTGGCTCACACAACGATACTATTATTCAAGACGGGTACTGGGATATAATAAGAGATTTTTTAATGGAGAGAGGCTTTATCTAG
- the VNX1 gene encoding calcium/hydrogen antiporter (similar to Saccharomyces cerevisiae VNX1 (YNL321W); ancestral locus Anc_3.19), whose protein sequence is MAKNNQTSAAGNSSSADARLKEEVLTPTTSTSTPHRIFSVDDDPREIQNDIRYLEGLHEGLKFALHANKSKRSVSSQSPAVHSSNNTLHHHEHQQHLPPTLESLSSKSHSVPDLNMAAPGSPRRMHSSIRELPHDDNDDVDDNDDSRFIIHDARGHDLLIDEINCQSPSHLENNDQASNASSTESFTLRERQDAINETHPFGIRIWKPALYKKHRSVQRTAAQDIHETQLKTITWEVNCSNVLWSLLFGLPIAILFYSAAILVFLLGGGGLVTNSAKDYSKCLYKLANYFVWPFGKMVYLLQDEQYLQEDKDEGISMQQFYNWVTSYSNRLVFHQSQAKLQQREEQPAATAESSLLMPPVNTTATPLNSNHPSYNSIRHEIPHTTTQRRYFGRGKWSWGRVLFYTIYHLALQPVLALLSLCLWLLVFTIPMSNVLWQIMYHCRRHPLALGFKNIENSSQSHENTIIQQQLNKNILLCTFRAAGWHYYKFTVDGTNVIVVNLISIVFFTIFDFYVLKNFLHLDTWFTDESSIFILCLTSTIPLAFYIGQAVASISAQTSMGVGAVINAFFSTIVEIFLYCVALQQRKGLLVEGSMIGSILGAVLLLPGLSMCGGALNRKTQRYNPASAGVSSALLIFSMIVMFVPTVLYEIYGGYSVNCADAANDRDCTFSHPPLKFNHLFTHVIQPMSISCAIVLFCAYMIGLWFTLRTHAKMIWQLPITDPASTAPEQQEQGSHDAPNWSRSKSTCILLMSTLLYAIIAEILVSCVDSVLEDVPSLNPKFLGLTIFALVPNTTEFLNAISFAIHGNVALSMEIGSAYALQVCLLQIPALVIYSIFYTWNVKKSMINIRTEMFPLVFPRWDIFGAMTSVFMFTYLYAEGKSNYFKGSMLILLYIIIVVGFYFQGALSD, encoded by the coding sequence ATGGCCAAGAACAATCAAACGTCTGCCGCTGGTAACAGCAGCTCCGCAGACGCGCGTCTCAAGGAAGAGGTCCTGACTCCCACTACGTCCACATCCACTCCTCATAGGATATTTAGCGTAGACGACGATCCAAGGGAGATTCAGAACGACATTAGGTACCTCGAGGGCCTGCATGAGGGGCTGAAATTTGCTCTTCACGCCAACAAGTCTAAGCGCTCTGTGAGCTCGCAATCACCTGCCGTACATAGCAGCAATAACACGCTGCACCACCACGAGCACCAACAACACTTGCCGCCGACCCTGGAGTCGCTGTCTTCTAAGTCACACTCTGTGCCAGACCTGAATATGGCGGCTCCTGGGTCTCCAAGACGTATGCACTCGTCCATCCGGGAGCTGCCTCATGATGACAATGACGACGTGGACGATAATGACGATAGCCGCTTCATCATACACGACGCACGCGGCCATGACTTACTGATAGACGAAATCAACTGCCAGTCACCATCGCACTTGGAGAACAATGACCAGGCATCAAACGCTTCGTCCACGGAGTCATTCACGTTGCGAGAGAGACAGGACGCCATCAATGAGACACACCCCTTCGGTATCAGAATATGGAAGCCTGCTCTGTACAAGAAGCACCGGTCCGTGCAAAGGACTGCGGCTCAGGATATACATGAGACGCAGTTGAAGACCATCACCTGGGAGGTGAATTGCTCCAATGTGCTGTGGTCTCTTTTGTTTGGGTTGCCCATTGCGATACTTTTCTACTCGGCGGCTATTTTGGTATTTTTATTGGGCGGCGGAGGGCTCGTGACAAACTCTGCCAAAGACTATTCCAAATGTTTGTACAAGCTTGCCAACTATTTCGTCTGGCCCTTTGGAAAGATGGTGTACTTGCTGCAAGATGAGCAGTACTTACAAGAAGACAAGGATGAAGGCATAAGCATGCAGCAGTTTTACAATTGGGTGACCTCATATTCCAACAGGCTTGTGTTCCACCAGTCGCAGGCCAAGCTGCAGCAAAGAGAAGAGCAGCCGGCCGCAACGGCGGAGTCTTCCTTGTTGATGCCGCCCGTTAATACGACGGCAACACCGCTTAACTCCAACCATCCCTCCTACAATTCCATTAGACACGAAATCCCGCATACAACAACCCAAAGAAGGTATTTCGGTAGAGGAAAATGGAGCTGGGGCCGTGTCCTTTTTTATACAATCTACCATCTCGCCTTACAACCCGTTCTTGCCCTCTTGTCTCTTTGTTTATGGCTCCTGGTGTTTACTATCCCCATGAGTAACGTCCTTTGGCAAATTATGTACCATTGTAGGAGACATCCGTTGGCACTAGGCTTCAAAAACATTGAAAACTCATCCCAGTCGCACGAGAATACAATCATCCAGCAGCAGTTGAACaagaatattcttttgTGTACGTTTCGTGCTGCTGGCTGGCATTATTATAAATTCACAGTTGATGGTACAAACGTTATTGTTGTTAATTTAATTTccattgttttcttcacgATTTTCGATTTCtatgttttgaaaaatttccttcATTTGGATACGTGGTTCACCGATGAATCTTCAATCTTTATTCTGTGTTTGACTTCTACCATTCCATTAGCATTCTACATCGGCCAAGCAGTCGCATCGATATCTGCTCAGACTTCCATGGGTGTCGGCGCTGTCATTAATGCATTTTTCTCGACTATTGTGGAAATCTTCCTCTATTGCGTCGCGTTGCAGCAACGGAAGGGACTGTTAGTGGAGGGATCTATGATTGGCTCCATTTTAGGTGCCGTATTATTATTGCCAGGGTTGTCCATGTGTGGTGGTGCACTGAATAGGAAAACCCAAAGGTACAATCCTGCGAGCGCTGGTGTCTCTTCTGCATTATTAATCTTTTCCATGATTGTGATGTTCGTCCCAACCGTTTTATACGAAATATACGGGGGGTATTCTGTAAACTGTGCAGATGCTGCTAACGATCGCGACTGTACTTTCTCGCATCCTCCCTTGAAATTCAACCATCTGTTCACCCACGTCATTCAACCTATGTCCATATCCTGCGCCATTGTTCTGTTCTGTGCTTATATGATTGGGTTGTGGTTTACCCTCAGAACTCATGCAAAAATGATCTGGCAATTACCTATCACGGATCCAGCCTCGACCGCACCTgaacaacaagaacagGGTTCTCATGACGCACCAAATTGGTCAAGAAGCAAGTCTACTTGTATTTTACTCATGTCCACACTTTTGTACGCAATAATTGCAGAAATTCTTGTGTCCTGTGTGGATTCTGTCCTAGAGGATGTCCCTTCTTTGAATCCAAAATTCCTGGGCCTCACTATATTTGCGCTAGTTCCGAATACCACAGAATTCTTAAATGCCATCTCCTTTGCCATTCATGGTAACGTGGCGCTATCGATGGAAATTGGTAGTGCCTATGCCTTACAAGTTTGCCTTTTGCAAATTCCCGCTTTGGTCATTTATTCCATTTTCTACACATGGAACGTGAAGAAGTCCATGATCAACATCAGAACAGAGATGTTTCCCCTAGTTTTTCCCCGTTGGGACATCTTCGGTGCTATGACGAGTGTTTTTATGTTCACCTATTTATATGCTGAGGGGAAGAGCAATTACTTCAAGGGTTCCATGTTGATCTTACTATACATAATCATTGTTGTGGGATTCTACTTCCAAGGAGCCCTTTCGGACTAG
- the FIG4 gene encoding phosphatidylinositol-3,5-bisphosphate 5-phosphatase (similar to Saccharomyces cerevisiae FIG4 (YNL325C); ancestral locus Anc_3.14) gives MNNEAIDHTLGGGMLTTPGTKQRKTSKFVMGKYTLYETKDRMYIVGSNKRETMFRILEIDLTVPRGELSVLEDNVFFTRNEIMNVLASLEEATEDGLHKKITGYGLLGFIKFTCWYYLIMVTKYSQVAVIGGHGIYHIDGIDIIPITNNYKKPEKSSDEARLLNIFKDLDLTKTFYFSYTYDITNTLQTNILREKLKAVDRSDITIPSRISDYNEMFVWNNNLLSPIFECIDTVFDWFQCIIHGFIDQVNVSVLGKSIYITLIARRSHHFAGARFLKRGVNNQGHVANEVETEQIVTDMILTPFHQPGNGFFDSDRYTSFVQHRGSIPLYWTQDASNLTTKPPIRINVVDPFFSPAALHFDNLFQRYGGGTIQILNLIKTKEKTPRETKLLWEFEQCIGYLNEFLPVLKKIDYTSWDMSRASKQDGQGVIEFLEKYAVSTVTKTGIFHNGPNFASTKIQEGICRSNCIDCLDRTNAAQFVIGKRALGCQLKSLGIIDNSYLEYDSDIVNILTELFHDLGDTIALQYGGSHLVNTMETYRKINQWSSHSRDMIESIKRFYSNSFVDAQRQDAINLFLGHYAWKEGFPSLWEMNTDFYLHNAYTLNMPKRSYTHWWNDYHIKSIKELINEELIATGNDITREKIIKNVRGYPGAFDNYWNEYYLPRSVTWIHDLFAYNMNSTRRYHGTLSKQDKAVSPFTSRKQSWLNNKLKMITSSKNSEWADTKAIESADPDKNTSPKQELELYDHYLHIISDRSQKLEEKINSFSYSKYPIFISHENSEIPPVKEVIREPPVDIADDFTGLYDDDDDETITEALLIAPDDVLVDEKFYEKILNVDNYKPVDDYSTVIQIKPDNLQLYKNLCVSKDIQLDFQ, from the coding sequence ATGAATAACGAGGCAATAGACCACACCCTGGGTGGGGGGATGCTTACCACTCCTGGAACCAAGCAGAGGAAGACCTCGAAGTTTGTGATGGGCAAATATACGTTATACGAAACAAAGGATAGAATGTATATTGTTGGAAGCAACAAAAGAGAAACGATGTTTCGCATTCTAGAAATTGACCTTACTGTACCTCGTGGAGAATTGAGCGTGTTGGAGGATAACGTTTTCTTCACTAGAAACGAAATTATGAATGTGTTGGCAAGTTTGGAAGAAGCCACTGAGGACGGCTTACATAAGAAGATTACAGGCTATGGTCTTTTGGGATTCATTAAATTTACCTGTTGGTACTACTTGATAATGGTTACCAAGTACAGTCAAGTCGCAGTGATCGGTGGTCATGGTATTTATCATATCGATGGAATTGATATCATTCCCATTACGAACAACTATAAAAAACCTGAAAAAAGTTCAGATGAGGCAAGgttattgaatatattcaaGGATTTAGACTTGACAaaaactttttattttagtTACACCTACGACATCACAAATACCTTACAGACTAACATCCTGCGGGAGAAACTAAAAGCAGTTGACAGATCTGACATCACAATACCTTCCAGAATAAGCGACTATAACGAAATGTTTGTTTGGAACAACAATTTGTTGTctccaatttttgaatgtattGATACTGTTTTTGATTGGTTTCAATGCATCATACACGGATTTATTGACCAAGTTAACGTTTCAGTTTTGGGAAAATCCATATACATTACTTTAATTGCAAGGAGGTCCCACCATTTCGCTGGTGCACGTTTCTTGAAACGTGGTGTTAACAACCAAGGTCATGTCGCTAACGAAGTGGAGACTGAACAGATCGTAACGGACATGATTTTGACACCATTTCATCAACCGGGGAATGGATTCTTCGACAGCGATCGCTACACTTCCTTTGTACAGCATCGTGGGTCAATCCCTCTATATTGGACCCAAGATGCTTCTAATTTAACCACCAAGCCTCCCATTAGGATTAATGTAGTAGATCCATTTTTCTCTCCCGCTGCATTGCACTTCGATAACttgtttcaaagatatGGCGGTGGAACCATTCAAATACTGAACCTAATTAAgaccaaagaaaagacaCCAAGAGAAACTAAGCTACTTTGGGAATTCGAGCAGTGTATAGGTTATCTGAACGAGTTTTTGccagttttgaagaaaatagatTACACCTCTTGGGATATGAGTAGGGCTTCAAAACAAGATGGTCAAGGTGTTATTGAATTCTTGGAGAAGTACGCGGTAAGTACAGTAACAAAAACTGGCATATTTCATAACGGACCAAATTTTGCATCTACAAAGATCCAAGAGGGAATATGCCGAAGCAATTGCATAGATTGCCTGGATAGGACTAATGCTGCGCAATTCGTCATTGGTAAAAGGGCGCTTGGCTGCCAATTAAAATCCTTAGGAATAATTGATAACAGTTACTTGGAATACGATTCTGATATTGTTAACATTTTGACAGAATTGTTTCATGACTTGGGTGACACAATTGCACTACAATATGGGGGTTCTCACTTAGTTAACACTATGGAAACTTATAGAAAGATAAACCAGTGGAGTTCACACTCAAGGGACATGATTGAGAGTATAAAAAGATTCTATAGTAATTCCTTTGTCGATGCGCAAAGGCAAGATGCGAttaatttatttttgggCCATTACGCCTGGAAAGAGGGATTTCCTTCTTTATGGGAAATGAATACGGATTTTTACTTGCATAACGCATATACTCTCAATATGCCAAAAAGAAGCTATACTCACTGGTGGAATGACTATCACATCAAAAGTATAAAAGAGCTGATAAATGAGGAACTTATTGCAACAGGTAACGATATTACCAGAGAGaaaattataaaaaatgttAGAGGTTATCCCGGTGCCTTCGATAATTACTGGAACGAATACTATCTACCAAGATCAGTAACTTGGATTCACGATCTCTTTGCATATAACATGAACTCAACAAGAAGATATCATGGTACCTTAAGTAAACAGGACAAAGCTGTGTCGCCATTTACTTCCAGAAAACAGAGTTGGCTGAATAATAAGCTAAAGATGATCACATCCAGCAAAAATTCGGAATGGGCTGATACTAAGGCAATAGAGTCTGCTGATCCGGACAAAAACACATCTCCAAAGCAGGAGTTAGAATTGTATGATCACTACCTGCATATAATTTCAGACAGAAGCCAAAagctggaagaaaaaatcaattccttttcataCTCTAAATACCCCATATTTATCAGCCATGAAAATAGCGAGATTCCCCCAGTAAAAGAAGTGATAAGAGAACCGCCGGTTGATATTGCAGATGATTTTACTGGTTTGtacgatgatgatgatgatgagaCAATAACGGAAGCATTGCTTATAGCTCCTGATGATGTTTtagttgatgaaaaattctacGAAAAAATCCTcaatgttgataattacAAACCCGTTGATGACTATTCCACCGTTATACAGATCAAACCCGATAATTTGCAACTTTACAAGAATTTATGTGTTTCGAAAGATATACAGCTTGactttcaatga
- the PFA3 gene encoding palmitoyltransferase PFA3 (similar to Saccharomyces cerevisiae PFA3 (YNL326C); ancestral locus Anc_3.12), with protein sequence MSEKFSLTGLFPRVLTSCLYFWTVYTTLTRIHQIPGWFLAVTLIPTLMVALYTYYKVISTGPGSPLDFPDLLVHDLKAAENGLELPPEYMSKRCMTLKRDGRFRVCQICHVWKPDRCHHCSSCDICILKMDHHCPWFAECTGFKNQKFFIQFLMYTTFYAFLVLIDTCYELGTWFNSGSFSRELIDLHLLGTALLAIAVFISVLAFSAFSIYQVCNNQTTIELHSMRRYRRDLEILNDSYGTNTQPENIFDLGSSMANWKDLMGTSWLEWLFPIETYKYKKSKHTRDEKGLYFNVTPEIQDRLLSGRDLEDRLIRRVTPRPSLEANRPPVEILRVN encoded by the coding sequence ATGAGTGAAAAGTTTTCGCTAACTGGACTTTTCCCCAGAGTTTTAACGTCCTGCTTATATTTCTGGACTGTGTACACAACGCTGACAAGAATACATCAAATACCGGGGTGGTTTCTCGCGGTGACACTAATCCCGACGTTGATGGTGGCTTTATACACTTATTATAAAGTTATTTCAACAGGACCAGGATCTCCTCTGGATTTCCCTGATTTATTAGTTCATGATTTGAAAGCAGCAGAAAATGGCCTCGAACTTCCTCCAGAGTATATGTCAAAGAGATGTATGACCTTAAAGCGTGATGGAAGGTTCCGGGTATGCCAAATTTGCCATGTTTGGAAGCCTGATCGTTGTCATCATTGTTCATCGTGTgatatatgtatattgaaaatggatCATCATTGCCCCTGGTTTGCTGAGTGCACCGGTTTTAAAAatcagaaattttttattcaattccTCATGTACACTACTTTTTACGCATTCTTAGTCTTAATAGATACCTGTTATGAACTCGGAACGTGGTTCAATTCCGGTAGTTTTAGTCGTGAATTGATAgatcttcatcttttagGGACGGCGCTACTTGCCATTGCAGTCTTCATCTCTGTTTTAGCATTCTCCGCTTTCAGCATTTACCAGGTTTGCAACAATCAAACAACCATTGAATTACACAGTATGAGAAGATATCGAAGAGATCTGGAAATACTCAATGATAGCTATGGAACAAATACACAGCCGGAGAATATATTTGACCTAGGTTCTTCGATGGCCAACTGGAAAGATCTGATGGGTACGTCCTGGTTAGAGTGGCTTTTTCCTATTGAAACGTATAAGTACAAAAAGTCTAAACATACACGGGACGAGAAAGGTTTATACTTCAACGTAACACCGGAAATCCAAGATCGATTGCTAAGTGGTAGAGACTTGGAAGATCGCCTGATAAGAAGAGTAACTCCAAGGCCATCATTAGAAGCCAATAGGCCCCCCGTAGAAATTCTTAGAGTAAATTAG
- the KRE1 gene encoding Kre1p (similar to Saccharomyces cerevisiae KRE1 (YNL322C); ancestral locus Anc_3.18), producing the protein MMRRTLSQSLVSLLLALSLWSAAAMAVMTTQVTVVTNVAGAVVTETTTWDPATAATPTTTAVATTTTAQTGSFTTVFTTTNDVGTTVTLTQTINRATMLPTTTSSTSSTGKTTTTAPTATSSLSSGLYLSTVTTTDILGTTVTLTQTFTHSSTGASSSASSSASSSAHSSSAKSATSTGSAIVETGTRPDPSTGFTEPPLSAVTTLAIDTYVTITEGTTHTYTSSRPATSMWVTVVRQGNTLTMQTTFAQRFSSQYVTVASPSAGSIGMGTLSGTVGVIKSAMKKTVSHNEAQHPSMRSFTSTLAGLLAVLIWFL; encoded by the coding sequence atgatgcGTCGCACGCTATCGCAGTCACTCGTTTCACTGCTGCTCGCTTTATCGCTGTGGTCGGCTGCCGCCATGGCAGTGATGACAACCCAGGTCACCGTGGTAACAAACGTTGCAGGGGCCGTTGTTACTGAAACCACAACATGGGATCCAGCTACTGCTGCTACCCCTACAACCACGGCAGTAGCAACTACAACCACTGCTCAAACAGGTTCTTTCACCACCGTCTTCACCACCACCAACGATGTCGGTACTACCGTCACTTTGACCCAGACCATCAACAGGGCCACTATGCTGCCAACCACCACATCCTCGACCTCGTCTACTGGTAAGACCACGACAACCGCTCCTACCGCGACCTCGTCGTTGTCTTCAGGGCTCTACCTATCTACAGTCACCACGACAGATATTCTGGGCACCACTGTGACTTTGACCCAAACCTTTACTCACTCTAGCACAGGCGCCAGTTCATCTGCTAGTTCATCTGCCAGTTCATCTGCACATTCTTCCAGTGCAAAATCGGCTACTTCTACCGGAAGCGCAATAGTCGAAACTGGTACTAGGCCAGACCCCTCCACAGGCTTCACGGAGCCTCCTCTGTCTGCCGTCACTACTCTGGCGATCGACACATATGTGACTATCACTGAAGGTACTACACATACTTACACAAGCTCCCGCCCGGCAACCTCCATGTGGGTCACAGTCGTCAGGCAAGGCAACACCCTTACCATGCAGACTACTTTCGCTCAACGGTTTTCCTCCCAGTACGTAACAGTCGCTTCCCCTTCCGCAGGGTCCATCGGGATGGGCACCTTGTCGGGAACTGTAGGTGTTATTAAATCcgcaatgaaaaaaaccgTTTCTCATAACGAGGCCCAGCATCCAAGTATGAGGTCGTTTACTTCAACTTTGGCAGGGCTATTAGCGGTTTTAATTTGGTTCTTataa